In Terriglobales bacterium, the genomic stretch CGCCTCAACCATGAAGGACAGACGATCTTCATGGTAACGCATAACTCAGACAACGCTGCGGCAGCTCATCGGGTGCTGCACATCCGCGATGGGAAGCTTGAGGAGCGATCGAACGGAGATGCGCGCACAATTGCGTTTCCCTCTCCTGCCTCCAGCAGAGCAAGCATTCAACACACTACACAGACATAGGAGATGAATATGAAAACTATTACCGCGAAAACAGTGATTGCCATGATCGTCATGTTCTTAGGTGCTTACCCACTCGTTGCGGCCGAGCAGACACTGAAAGGCGTTGTTTCGGATTCCATGTGCGGCCGCAAGCACATGATGCCGGGCAAAACCGACGCCGAGTGCATTCGCGAATGTATCAAGGCGAAGAGCAAGTATGCGCTCGTCACAGCGGACAAGACTTACACCCTGCAGGCGCAGGCGACGGAATTGGAAAAGCTTGCCGGTAAGCAGGTGCAAGTCATTGGGGAGATCGACGGCCCCAATCTCAAGGTTTCTAAAATCACTCCCACCAAATAGCAACGATCAGGAGTTCGATATGAGTCGTCATAAAAGACCGGCAGATCTCCCGTCTGCCGGATACTGGACCTCTACGCAGTCATATGTGCTGGCTACAGTCACCCTGATCCTTGGTCTTGCGGTGGGGTACCTCGTCCGAGGCTCCGAAGGAGTCAGTCCGGCGAACGTAAGCACCTCGGTATCTGCCGCGACCGGGTCTATTCCCTCGGAGAGCTTTATCCAGCCTAAGGCAACACCGGAACTGACATCCAGGCTGGTCGAACCGCTGTTGATTGAGCTGAAGACAAGGCCCAACGATGCCACGCTGCTAAGCAAGATTGGGAATCTCTACTACGACCACAAGGAATATCCGAAGGCAATTGAGTATTACGAAAAGTCACTCGTCATCAAGCCGGACGATGCCGATGTGCGCACGGACATGGGAACGGCAATCTGGTATTCGGGCGATGCCGACCATGCGTTGAAAGAATACGAGCGCGCATTGAGCTATCGGCCAAACCATCCGAACACCTTATTCAATATGGGGATTGTGAGATGGCACGGCAAGAAGGATACGAAGGGGACTCTTGAGGCCTGGAACAAGTTGCTGAGCACAAATCCAAACTACCCAGAGCGAGACCGAGTGCTGCAGCTAATTCAACAAGTGCAATCTGGAAGGGATTAGCGGTTGGCGGCCGGTGAGCGGGTTGTGAGTGTCTGTCTTTGATTTGTCTATCGGTCCCTAGCTTGGGCGATGGGCTGCTCCATAGCCGATGACGTGGCGGGTACACAGGAGTGGTATGACCTCTAAAGTCGAAAGTAGCGTCCGAGTACAACAAGCAGAACCGATGCGCAAGCTTACTCCCCGTTGGGTGTTGCGCGCTGCGAGCATCGTCTATGGCTTGGTGATGTTTGAAGTCGTCATCATGCTGAGTCCAATTGCCTTTTACTTCTATTCTGCTTACGGCCCGATTCTCAAGTGGCTGGACCGGTACGGGCCAACCTCGTGGTTGACGGGCTTCGTGTTGCCCCATTCGGTAGTGACCAACAGCATCTTGCTCGAATTCCTCCGCTGGAACATCGGTCGCTATGCATTCAGCTTGGGACTGATTGGTTTCTTTATCTGTGCCATTCAAATCTACGGAGCCAAACTACTACGCCGGAAAACTGTGGCTTGGGGCGCGTACCGTTATGTTCGGCATCCTCAGTACGTGTGCCTGGCCATTGCCGGTTTCGGTCTATTCACCATGTGGCCCCGGCTCATCATTTTCTTACTGTTTGTAGGAATGCTGATCGCCTATTACTGGCTGGCCAAAATCGAAGAACGGCATATGCTTACGGTCGATCCTGGATACGCAGACTATAGAGGGCGCACGGCCATGTTCCTCCCCGGAAATCCAGGCGGCAAGCTGTATCGCATGGTCTTCGGCCGGGTACACAGCCCAACCAGGGCCCGTTGTCTGGCGCTCATCGCTGTGGTGTGGGCGCTGGTGCTGGTTATCGCCGGGCTCCGCTATTACACCTTGGAGCACGTTGCGCGACTGACCGCCCCGTCCGGCATCGAGGTTGTTTCGGTGTATCCCATGCCCTCCGGCACCCTACGCGAGGCGCTCAGCCTGGCGCTTTCCGGCGAAGGTGTGCAGGAAGCTTTAGCCAAGGAGCATGGCGCTACCTTCGTATCCCACATTCTTCCCCAGGACTATGCCATGATGGGTATGTTTGCAGATGTCGGTTCCGCTCACATGAAAGCGGGCGATATCAGCCTGCACTCCATCCTGGAACTGGGATGGTGGCTTGTTCCTTTTTCACAACAGGATCCAAGAGTCGATCTGATGGGTTCCAATCAGAACGAGTTCCGCGTTGTATTTTCCCGCGTCGATAGCCCGCAAGGAATGCCGATTCGTCGCGCAGAGGTGTTTTCTTTGGAGGGCAAAATGACAGCCATATGCATCGCTGACATATCGCTCTCCGAACAGCGAGTAATCGGGGTTGTCATTCCTCCTCGACGAAGCTTCTGGGGAAACATCAAGATGCCGATATTCTGATCATGCCACACACTCGACAACTCTGGCCTCATAACTGCGGCACCAATTGGCACAGTGCAGCTTGAGTGAGGGTACCATGCGGATTCTCTTTCGCCTCGCGTTCTGGATGATGGTTCTCACCCTCTATGTCGAGGCTACGCAAACTCCTGGTTCGCCTCCGGCCGAAGCGTCGCAGCAGTCTCCAATCGATGGACCCCGTGCGTTGCAAGCCGGGTATGCGGATTGTCTAAAAGCCGATCAGGGTGCTTATAGGCTCGCAAGCCGCTTGGCTGGTCCCGGGACGCGATGGCCATTCTACCCGCAGGTGTCCGTCGAAGAGGCGGAAGCGATGCGCGTGGCACTAGAGACGGTGTCTTCTCGACACAGTGCCTTTGTCGCCGCGCTGGATGATAACCAGCGTAAGTTGGTGAAGCCGAGGCTCGATCATGTCACCAGTATTCAAAACCAGTTGGCACAGAAGATCGACGGGCTGGGAGCAGAGATAGCAAGCGCCAAGCCAGACTGGGCAAACGTGCACTACTACCTCAACGATCTGAAAGAACTGCTTCGCAGCTCGCGATCGGAGCACAAGCGAATCGGGGCGTTGCTGTTGAGGCGTCACGATAAGTGAGAATGGATCTTTTGTGCAGGTAACCCAGCGCCCCAGCTGCTAAACCTCATCCCGTATCGTGTAACTTCCCCCCTATTCCAACTGTCCCAAATGGAGCACCTACTGACCGAAAAACGACGAACATAGCGGGCAGAGCCTAGTCTATTGCTTGGAAAGTCTGATTCCTGTCTTGTTTACAACAACTTACGCGTGCCGCACCAAGAATCGTCGGGCTGGCACGGAACGTGCGAAAGATTCATGCGGGGCAGCTAACTAAACGGGAGGTGCCGTGTGGGCGCCAAGCGGAGCGTGTTGGAAATTCGACAGTTTTATGATCGGTGGGCACCGTTGGTGAGCACCTTTTGCCGACTATATATGGGTGAGGCAACGACCGCCGAGTACGTGACAGCGGAAGCCTTCCTCGACTATTTCCGACGTGAACTACCGCTTCGGCTCGACCACGTGCCCGTCGCGTTAATGTCACTC encodes the following:
- a CDS encoding tetratricopeptide repeat protein gives rise to the protein MSRHKRPADLPSAGYWTSTQSYVLATVTLILGLAVGYLVRGSEGVSPANVSTSVSAATGSIPSESFIQPKATPELTSRLVEPLLIELKTRPNDATLLSKIGNLYYDHKEYPKAIEYYEKSLVIKPDDADVRTDMGTAIWYSGDADHALKEYERALSYRPNHPNTLFNMGIVRWHGKKDTKGTLEAWNKLLSTNPNYPERDRVLQLIQQVQSGRD
- a CDS encoding methyltransferase, with the translated sequence MRKLTPRWVLRAASIVYGLVMFEVVIMLSPIAFYFYSAYGPILKWLDRYGPTSWLTGFVLPHSVVTNSILLEFLRWNIGRYAFSLGLIGFFICAIQIYGAKLLRRKTVAWGAYRYVRHPQYVCLAIAGFGLFTMWPRLIIFLLFVGMLIAYYWLAKIEERHMLTVDPGYADYRGRTAMFLPGNPGGKLYRMVFGRVHSPTRARCLALIAVVWALVLVIAGLRYYTLEHVARLTAPSGIEVVSVYPMPSGTLREALSLALSGEGVQEALAKEHGATFVSHILPQDYAMMGMFADVGSAHMKAGDISLHSILELGWWLVPFSQQDPRVDLMGSNQNEFRVVFSRVDSPQGMPIRRAEVFSLEGKMTAICIADISLSEQRVIGVVIPPRRSFWGNIKMPIF